The Mytilus trossulus isolate FHL-02 chromosome 3, PNRI_Mtr1.1.1.hap1, whole genome shotgun sequence genome contains a region encoding:
- the LOC134710571 gene encoding uncharacterized protein LOC134710571, with the protein MTMQYETFSISDELKELEAEVEVSMRAGKTMKNAGGVFKDTGLNYKLNGAIGKEMKKEERREKREKMEEEKRQKKLDREEEMIIKKYTKRIEMIMERYNKADKVQQKKDKKRKKQVEKHEKKTQKMLEKEKKKMETECDKDGKKNTVLSSIQAFFGCFSCLNRQEKADV; encoded by the exons atgaccatGCAATACGAAACGTTCAGTATATCTGACGAATTAAAGGAGCTGGAGGCGGAAGTAGAAGTATCTATGAGAGCAG GAAAAACTATGAAGAATGCTGGAGGCGTTTTCAAG GATACAGGCCTAAACTACAAACTTAACGGAGCTATaggaaaagaaatgaaaaaagaagaaaggagggaaaaaagagaaaagatggAAGAGGAGaaaagacaaaagaaattaGACCGAGAAGAggaaatgattataaaaaagtACACTAAAAGAATAGAAATGATTATGGAAAGGTACAATAAGGCTGATAAAGTGCAACAGAAGAAagacaaaaagagaaaaaagcaaGTGGAAAAGCACGAGAAAAAAACTCAAAAGATGTTGGAAAAAG aaaagaagaaaatGGAGACAGAATGTGACAAAGATGGAAAGAAAAACACAGTTTTATCCAGCATTCAGGCATTTTTTGgatgtttttcttgtttaaatcgTCAGGAAAAAGCAGATGtatga